The window GGTAAAATCAATGCAATGATCACGGCAGTTACTACGGAAACTAGACTTGAGTATAAAGTCGAACTTGGGGAACTGACCGATGAAAGAAAACAGCAAATAAACCGAGCTATAGATGATGGAAAAAACTATGGCTATGTGTTAAATGCCACCAGATATTTTTTTGTAGAGAAATTTTATGAGACTGACTTTAAGAAGATTACTCCAAGAGCACCAATGGGCTCACGAGTATTTGATTTGACACAAATCCTTGAGACGGAGCAATTACCCGAAACTAAAATAATTGCTGATATGCTAAGGACAAAGACGTGGAGCTAAAGAGATTGTAGTAAAAATAAACTATTTCAAGAAATAGGTACATATAGGAAAACAGAAGAGTTTAAAGAGCTTTTAGATTTTGCAAAGAAAGAAGTTTCCAAAGATAGCACCATTTAACGCACCTTTATAACTCGTTAACACTTACCTTTGCACTTCTTAACTGAGGTCAGTCATTCTACGAAGATTCCTAAAATGTTTCTGTATGCCCAGGCTGCTAAGATGAGCCAGAATACTATTATTATACCCGCTCCATACAGCCCGTATCTTTTATCAATATCAATAACTTCATCTACTTTTAGCCGACACTCATCCCATATATTCGAGGGTATCATTTTCATGGCCAACATAACCCCCAACGGGATCAAAACCAGGTCATCCAACAATCCTACAACAGGTATGAAATCGGGGATCAGATCTATTGGGCTCAGTGCATATGCGATGATTAGTAATAGGAATAATTTTTTATGCCAAGATACACTGGAATGGGAATACACCAAGTATATGACGTATACCTCTTTTTTTAAGTGCCTGACTTGTTGCTTCAGTTTTTCCAGCACTCTTTTTACCTCTAATGGTGATATTTAAGCTTTATTATATCACATAATTTCTCACACCCGCGTTCTTTTAGCCATTTCCACGTCTCGATGAACAGCACGTCCGCGCCCAGCGGTTTCCTGTCCCTTTGCCTCGCGATGAGGTAATTGCTTGGGGAAGGAATGTCTTCGCCGAATAAATCCGCCGCACCGCCCAGTTCGCCTGCTTCAAGCAACGACACAGGATGCAGTTTAGGAGCTTCCAAAACGCGAGCGGCTTTGCCCGCCGTGATTTTCTCCGCCAAGGGCTGCGGCTTGTCCCCATCGCGCACACCCCTGCCGCCACTGTTTGTTCCGTCTTTAGCCACACGCCATCATCTCCTTGCCGCGGCCTGCCTGCTGCAGGCAAGCGGGGCTTAAGCTCCTGTTTGAACCGTGTTTTTTCGCGCGTGACCCGCCGCCCGTTGCCCGGGGCGAAGGTTATAGAGATTTTGACCGCCCCTGCCGGACGCACACTATTTGGTATGCATTGACAATGTGCAAATAGTGCAGTATGTTGAATATACTAAGCAATTAAATGAGCGCAATACCATGAATGAAACTACAAATATCAGCATCCGGATAGATGTTCAACTTAAGAAGCAGGCTAAAAAACTTTTCTCGGACTTGGGCCTCAATATGACCACAGCCTTGACCATATTCCTTCGTCAGGCTGTACGCAGCCAAGGAATCCCGTTTGAGATTTCCCGTGTTCGGATTCCAATAGAGATATTAACAGCAAAGGTGCCGCAAAACAATGGATTATGAAGAACTTTATAAAAAATACCAAAAACTGCTGGATGAAAATAAAAGGCTGAAGATTGAAAATGAAAATATCAAAATCCAGCTTGGGTTAGTATTGCCGGTGTTCGGCAGTAAAACTCATGTAGTACTAGAAGATCAAGACTTATCAGACCAATTTGATGACTCGGAGCAAGTAAGCAACAGCAGTTCTCCAGATGATAAGATCAATTTATTCATGTCTTTGTTCAGAGGCAGGGATGATGTTTATGCGAAACGATGGCAGAACAAAGAAGGCAAATCCGGCTATTCTCCTTTTTGTCTGAATGAGTAGGTAAAGGGAATCTGTAGCAAGCCTAAAATTAAATGTTTCGACTGCGCAAACAGAAATTATGCCATTCTTGATTCTAATGCGATAGACAGCCATTTGAGAGGAAAGGCGGTATTCGGCATTTATCCTCTGCTTCCGGATGAGACCTGTTGCTTTCTTGCGATGGACTTTGATGACGAAGGCTGGCAGAAAGATGTAAGGGTA is drawn from Syntrophomonadaceae bacterium and contains these coding sequences:
- a CDS encoding type II toxin-antitoxin system RelB/DinJ family antitoxin, giving the protein MNETTNISIRIDVQLKKQAKKLFSDLGLNMTTALTIFLRQAVRSQGIPFEISRVRIPIEILTAKVPQNNGL
- a CDS encoding DUF1232 domain-containing protein, translating into MLEKLKQQVRHLKKEVYVIYLVYSHSSVSWHKKLFLLLIIAYALSPIDLIPDFIPVVGLLDDLVLIPLGVMLAMKMIPSNIWDECRLKVDEVIDIDKRYGLYGAGIIIVFWLILAAWAYRNILGIFVE